The Nitrospirales bacterium genome includes a window with the following:
- a CDS encoding F0F1 ATP synthase subunit A: MQDPLHAFELHPILPLSLFGLDISLNKATVVMWVVVALIIWFLFRAGSSRSLIPGKLQNLAEILVDFIRGIIEDTMGKDGMRYFPLISTLFLFILFCNLLGLIPGSYTVTSQLVVTAVFAVGVYLLSLAIGFSIHGGKFLGILVPPGTPGWLLPLMIPIELISQLARPISLAVRLFANMTAGHVILGVLFGLTIAGGFLIGWLPFSFTIALYGLEFGIAFIQAYIFTVLTCVYIGDAMHLH, translated from the coding sequence TTGCAAGATCCGTTACACGCCTTTGAACTACACCCGATACTTCCGCTCTCGCTTTTCGGACTCGATATTTCCTTAAACAAAGCGACAGTCGTGATGTGGGTGGTCGTCGCTCTGATTATCTGGTTCTTGTTCAGGGCCGGCTCCAGCCGGTCACTCATCCCGGGGAAGCTCCAAAACCTGGCTGAAATCTTAGTGGATTTCATCAGAGGAATCATCGAGGATACGATGGGCAAGGATGGCATGCGGTATTTCCCGCTCATCAGCACCCTGTTTCTCTTCATACTCTTTTGCAATCTTCTCGGATTGATTCCTGGGTCCTACACAGTCACGAGTCAACTTGTCGTCACGGCTGTTTTCGCCGTAGGCGTCTACCTGTTAAGTCTGGCAATCGGTTTTTCCATTCATGGTGGAAAGTTTCTCGGAATTCTTGTGCCACCCGGCACACCAGGTTGGCTCCTGCCCCTGATGATTCCGATTGAATTGATCAGCCAATTAGCGAGACCCATTTCTCTGGCCGTCCGGCTATTCGCCAACATGACAGCCGGTCACGTTATTCTCGGCGTGCTCTTCGGGCTCACGATTGCGGGAGGATTCCTGATTGGCTGGCTTCCGTTTTCGTTTACGATTGCGTTATATGGATTAGAGTTTGGGATTGCCTTTATTCAGGCCTATATTTTTACAGTATTGACGTGTGTGTATATCGGAGATGCGATGCATCTTCATTAA
- the atpE gene encoding ATP synthase F0 subunit C — translation MDVAGAALLGMGLAAAGFAGAGVGIGYIFGKMIEAVARQPEAEARVGKYMWIGFALVEAIALYGLVIAFIIMGKG, via the coding sequence ATGGATGTTGCTGGAGCAGCTTTATTAGGAATGGGGCTTGCCGCCGCAGGATTTGCGGGCGCGGGAGTCGGAATCGGGTATATTTTTGGAAAAATGATCGAAGCCGTCGCTCGTCAGCCGGAAGCTGAAGCCCGAGTCGGGAAATATATGTGGATTGGGTTCGCGTTGGTCGAGGCCATTGCCCTCTACGGATTGGTGATCGCCTTTATTATCATGGGCAAGGGATAA
- the atpF gene encoding F0F1 ATP synthase subunit B — MPQFDSHFFSSLIFWEFISFGILLWVLYKFALPPILETLEAREKKIRDSIEQAEKNHTESEERLKTYEAKLQNAAKEAEGILNEARDKTQRLLDENQQRIRVETDRLRTEASQEIDRERRKALQDIRNETADLALRVAEQILSRSLTDDDHRRLAQEALTAVSDHQAN; from the coding sequence ATGCCACAATTTGACAGCCATTTCTTTTCATCGTTGATATTCTGGGAGTTCATCTCATTCGGGATTCTCCTCTGGGTTCTGTATAAGTTTGCACTGCCTCCCATTCTGGAAACGCTTGAAGCACGAGAGAAGAAAATCCGCGATAGTATCGAGCAGGCCGAAAAAAATCATACAGAGTCCGAAGAACGTTTAAAGACTTACGAGGCCAAGCTTCAGAACGCGGCGAAAGAAGCGGAAGGCATACTGAACGAAGCGCGAGACAAAACCCAGCGTCTTTTGGATGAGAACCAACAACGCATCCGCGTTGAAACCGATCGCTTGAGGACGGAGGCATCCCAAGAAATCGATCGAGAGCGACGCAAGGCCCTTCAAGACATCCGCAACGAAACAGCAGATTTAGCGTTACGAGTGGCCGAACAAATCCTGAGTCGCAGCCTGACGGATGATGATCACCGACGCCTTGCCCAAGAAGCCCTGACAGCCGTCTCGGACCATCAAGCCAACTAA
- the larE gene encoding ATP-dependent sacrificial sulfur transferase LarE, producing MKKSDVPSRIREKHVALEQWFQAQGSTIVAFSGGIDSTLVAKAAYDALGNHAIAVTAVSPTFPVIELEHVYRLSEEIGVRLQVVETDQLEIDEFVRNDASRCFHCKTDLYQLLEKIKKTHDVKIIVDGTNVDDLGDDRPGIQAARSLGVRSPLVELGFGKDDIRRLAKSLGLSNWDKPAAACLSSRIPRGTPITRVVLSRVEQAEALLFREGFTQVRVRAHEEIARIETSGSELALFQDSARRTRVVERIKRLGFQFVTVDLEGYRLGGTNIR from the coding sequence ATGAAGAAGAGTGATGTGCCATCAAGAATTCGCGAAAAGCATGTGGCTTTAGAGCAATGGTTTCAGGCCCAGGGCTCGACGATCGTCGCGTTTTCCGGTGGGATCGACAGCACGTTGGTTGCGAAGGCGGCCTATGATGCGTTAGGCAATCATGCGATCGCGGTCACGGCTGTTTCGCCGACATTCCCGGTCATTGAACTCGAACATGTGTATCGGCTAAGCGAAGAAATTGGAGTGAGATTGCAAGTTGTCGAGACGGACCAGCTCGAAATCGATGAATTTGTGAGAAACGATGCGTCTCGTTGTTTTCACTGTAAGACGGATTTGTACCAACTGCTTGAGAAAATCAAAAAAACACATGATGTGAAGATCATCGTTGATGGGACGAATGTGGATGATCTGGGAGATGATCGTCCCGGCATTCAAGCCGCTCGGTCGTTAGGGGTTCGAAGCCCACTCGTCGAATTGGGGTTTGGAAAAGATGATATTCGTAGGCTGGCGAAGTCGTTAGGTCTTTCAAATTGGGACAAGCCTGCGGCAGCTTGTCTGTCTTCTCGAATTCCTCGTGGGACTCCGATTACTCGAGTGGTGCTGTCGCGCGTGGAGCAGGCCGAGGCGTTGTTATTCCGGGAGGGATTTACCCAGGTGCGAGTGCGAGCCCATGAAGAGATCGCAAGGATTGAGACCTCTGGCTCGGAGCTTGCGTTATTTCAAGACAGTGCCCGCCGAACCCGGGTAGTCGAGAGGATCAAACGCCTGGGCTTTCAGTTTGTGACCGTGGATCTTGAAGGCTATCGTTTGGGAGGCACGAACATACGGTAG
- the rlmN gene encoding 23S rRNA (adenine(2503)-C(2))-methyltransferase RlmN, protein MQSFVATLGWPRYRAIQILRWLYQKRLHAISEMTDLSLSNREQLRSVAMISRATGVRIREALDGTKKFLLDLEDGAQVESVLIPEGDRLTLCVSTQVGCTLDCTFCLTGTMGLTRNLRAHEIVEQVLAVQDRLSDTSRLTSLVFMGMGEPLANFEDVSAAIERLTNKEWGLGISPRRMTLSTAGLAPRLKDVASLGVNLAISLNATTNAQRDRVMPTINRLHPLADLLQACRAFPLKPGRRITFEYVLLSGINDSLEDARRLPRLLNGIRCKINLIPFNEFQGNVYKRPHEHVIERFQEVLQRSGFDVFIRKSRGDDVLGACGQLGVLPTGTRG, encoded by the coding sequence ATGCAGTCCTTCGTCGCCACGTTGGGTTGGCCAAGGTACCGCGCCATTCAAATCCTGCGTTGGCTGTATCAAAAACGGTTACATGCCATCAGCGAGATGACAGATCTTTCTTTATCGAATCGTGAGCAGCTTCGGTCGGTGGCGATGATCTCGCGGGCCACAGGCGTCAGGATTCGAGAAGCGTTGGATGGAACGAAAAAGTTTCTTCTGGACTTGGAAGATGGGGCTCAAGTTGAAAGTGTGTTGATTCCTGAAGGCGATCGCCTGACCTTGTGTGTCTCGACGCAAGTTGGATGTACATTAGATTGTACCTTTTGTTTGACCGGGACAATGGGACTTACGCGAAACCTCAGGGCGCATGAAATCGTGGAGCAAGTCTTAGCGGTCCAAGATCGTCTCTCGGATACATCTCGTCTCACGTCTTTAGTCTTTATGGGAATGGGCGAACCGTTAGCGAATTTTGAGGATGTCTCTGCGGCGATTGAACGATTGACCAATAAGGAATGGGGACTCGGAATTTCACCACGTCGAATGACGTTGTCGACCGCGGGGCTAGCGCCGCGTCTGAAAGACGTTGCCTCACTCGGGGTCAATTTAGCGATTTCACTGAATGCAACCACCAATGCTCAGCGTGACCGAGTCATGCCAACGATCAATCGCCTTCATCCGCTCGCTGACCTGTTGCAAGCGTGTCGTGCATTTCCTCTGAAGCCAGGACGCCGGATTACCTTCGAGTATGTACTGTTGTCCGGAATCAATGACTCTCTCGAGGATGCCAGGCGTCTTCCAAGATTATTGAATGGCATCCGTTGCAAGATCAATCTTATCCCTTTTAATGAATTTCAGGGAAACGTCTATAAGCGTCCGCATGAACACGTGATCGAACGGTTTCAAGAAGTCTTGCAACGTTCCGGCTTTGATGTGTTTATTCGAAAAAGTCGGGGCGATGATGTTCTTGGCGCATGTGGACAGTTAGGTGTTCTGCCAACCGGAACTCGTGGTTGA
- a CDS encoding HTH domain-containing protein codes for MEGSKEKGELKDIIVGLEQRISVYESKLRDLRKKREQLNEEIATIEKYIELAKTLYRVEADKAKLASLSSQIITDETGALPSQDTDVTDQSREILLGRSKYVGMSVPDAVHMILKEARRSMHAKELCQRLVEGGMHIRGKTPVTSVATSLKRDRRFRKVAPNTFAIIRHEGENQPLTHAV; via the coding sequence ATGGAGGGCAGTAAAGAAAAGGGTGAACTCAAAGATATCATCGTTGGGTTAGAACAACGTATCAGTGTTTATGAATCAAAGCTCAGGGATCTACGAAAAAAACGGGAGCAACTCAATGAAGAAATCGCAACGATTGAGAAATACATCGAGTTGGCGAAAACTCTCTATCGTGTCGAGGCGGACAAAGCGAAGCTGGCGAGTCTCTCGAGCCAGATCATTACGGACGAGACGGGAGCACTGCCCTCGCAGGACACGGATGTCACGGACCAATCGCGCGAGATTCTTTTAGGCCGCAGTAAATACGTGGGAATGAGCGTTCCTGACGCAGTTCATATGATCTTGAAAGAAGCCAGACGGTCCATGCATGCCAAAGAACTTTGTCAACGGCTCGTGGAAGGCGGCATGCATATCCGCGGAAAGACTCCTGTGACGTCAGTCGCCACATCATTGAAACGGGACCGGCGATTTCGCAAGGTCGCCCCTAACACCTTTGCCATTATTCGCCATGAGGGCGAAAACCAGCCCCTCACACACGCGGTGTGA
- a CDS encoding inositol monophosphatase — translation MQHPSIELNELSKTAIEAAQLGGSILTDYAKKGFEIEKKSDINLLTEADLASERVIVEKIRTTFPSHQILAEEKGLQTHSENPYKWIIDPLDGTTNFAHGFPMYNVSIGVEYEGAIVVGVVFDPTRNELFVAQKGQGSTLNNVPIHVSATALLSEALLVTGFAYDIHTVADNNLKEFCAFSLRARGMRRTGTAAIDLCYIACGRFDGFWELKLNPWDTAAGKLIVQEAGGQVTNYQGEPYSIYGQDLIASNGLIHQEMVGLLQEIRFPNRPS, via the coding sequence ATGCAACACCCTTCTATTGAGCTTAACGAACTTTCCAAGACCGCTATTGAAGCCGCTCAACTCGGTGGCTCAATCCTGACAGACTATGCGAAAAAAGGGTTTGAGATTGAGAAAAAGTCCGACATCAACCTCCTCACTGAAGCGGATCTTGCCTCGGAACGCGTCATCGTAGAAAAAATTCGCACAACGTTCCCGTCTCATCAGATTCTTGCAGAAGAAAAGGGCCTTCAAACCCACAGCGAGAATCCCTACAAATGGATCATTGACCCCCTGGATGGCACCACGAACTTTGCCCATGGCTTTCCGATGTACAATGTCTCGATCGGGGTCGAATATGAGGGAGCAATCGTGGTCGGCGTGGTCTTTGACCCGACGCGCAATGAGCTCTTCGTCGCTCAAAAAGGACAGGGCTCGACTTTGAACAACGTTCCCATTCATGTTTCGGCAACCGCCCTTCTCAGCGAAGCGCTTCTCGTCACTGGATTCGCCTATGACATCCATACGGTCGCCGATAACAATCTCAAGGAATTCTGTGCCTTCTCCCTGCGTGCCCGTGGCATGAGAAGAACCGGAACCGCCGCCATCGACCTGTGCTATATCGCCTGTGGCCGCTTCGATGGTTTCTGGGAATTGAAATTAAATCCGTGGGATACCGCAGCGGGGAAACTCATCGTTCAAGAAGCCGGTGGGCAAGTGACCAATTATCAAGGAGAACCGTACTCGATTTACGGACAAGACCTGATCGCGAGCAATGGACTCATCCACCAGGAAATGGTCGGGCTACTTCAAGAAATTCGATTTCCGAATAGACCCTCGTAA
- a CDS encoding peptide chain release factor 3 yields MLTPQLKQEIRAAARKRRTFAIISHPDAGKTTLTEKLLLYSGMLRTAGMVGARKSGKLAASDWMEMEQERGISITASAMQFPYKGTIINVLDTPGHQDFCEDTYRTLTAADSAIMVIDAAKGVETQTRKLFEVCRLRSIPVLTFINKMDLPGRPPLDLLSEVEDVLGIHASAINWPVGSGAEFLGVVDRGLRRLLQYTKTASAGAAKPIVTEVSMDDAKFVEHVPLHLREQLEQDLELLDVAGNPFSKGAFQAGEVTPAFFGSALTNFGVETFFDAFVDFAPSAEGRSADAHDGTEITVDPVETPFSAYVFKLQANMNPRHRDSTAFLRVCSGRFERDMVVKHHREKGEVRLSRPHSMIAKDRNTLDVAYPGDVIGIINPGVFQIGDTISLTDGFNYKPLPQFQSEVFARVRPTDTTKRKAFDKGIQQLALEGAIQIFTSLDGLEFFVGAVGKLQFDVLVFRLRSEYRVETQLDVLGYESSAWLEGDVNTFKAPSDAMVVIDQRERPVVLFRSPWSKNFARERNPEHQLLEMG; encoded by the coding sequence ATGCTTACGCCACAGCTCAAACAGGAAATTCGTGCCGCCGCCCGCAAACGGCGGACCTTTGCGATCATTAGTCATCCAGACGCCGGCAAGACCACGTTGACGGAAAAGCTCCTGCTCTATTCCGGGATGTTGCGGACAGCGGGAATGGTCGGGGCCAGAAAAAGCGGGAAGCTCGCGGCTTCGGATTGGATGGAGATGGAACAAGAGCGCGGGATTTCTATCACCGCCTCAGCGATGCAATTCCCTTATAAAGGTACGATCATCAACGTGCTTGATACGCCCGGCCATCAAGATTTTTGTGAAGATACCTATCGAACGTTAACGGCTGCTGATAGTGCCATCATGGTTATCGACGCGGCCAAAGGTGTGGAAACTCAGACCAGGAAATTGTTCGAAGTCTGCCGGCTCCGAAGCATCCCGGTTCTGACCTTTATCAATAAAATGGACCTGCCAGGGCGTCCTCCGTTGGATTTGCTTTCGGAGGTCGAAGATGTCTTGGGTATTCATGCCAGCGCGATCAATTGGCCGGTCGGATCAGGGGCCGAGTTTCTTGGGGTCGTTGATAGAGGTCTGAGGCGGCTATTGCAATACACGAAGACGGCCTCTGCCGGTGCGGCAAAACCGATCGTGACAGAAGTGAGCATGGACGATGCCAAATTCGTTGAACATGTGCCTCTTCACCTCCGTGAACAGCTTGAACAGGATCTGGAATTATTGGATGTCGCGGGCAATCCGTTTTCAAAGGGCGCTTTTCAAGCTGGCGAAGTCACTCCAGCATTTTTCGGGTCGGCATTGACGAATTTTGGCGTGGAGACTTTCTTTGATGCTTTTGTCGATTTCGCTCCTTCCGCCGAGGGACGATCCGCCGATGCCCACGACGGAACAGAGATCACTGTGGATCCCGTGGAAACGCCGTTTAGCGCGTACGTCTTTAAGCTTCAAGCCAATATGAATCCCAGACATCGGGACAGCACGGCCTTTCTTCGCGTGTGCTCAGGACGGTTCGAACGCGACATGGTCGTGAAGCATCATCGTGAAAAGGGCGAGGTCCGGCTCTCGCGTCCGCACAGTATGATAGCGAAAGACCGAAACACGCTTGATGTCGCCTATCCGGGCGATGTCATCGGGATTATCAACCCGGGAGTCTTTCAGATCGGGGACACGATTTCCTTGACGGATGGGTTTAATTACAAACCGCTCCCTCAATTTCAGTCGGAGGTTTTTGCGCGTGTTCGACCGACCGACACGACAAAACGAAAAGCCTTTGATAAGGGTATTCAACAGTTGGCACTGGAAGGCGCGATTCAGATCTTTACCAGCCTTGACGGGTTGGAGTTCTTCGTCGGCGCGGTTGGCAAACTTCAGTTTGATGTGCTGGTCTTTCGACTGCGAAGCGAATACCGAGTGGAGACGCAATTGGATGTTCTGGGGTATGAGTCAAGCGCGTGGCTGGAAGGCGATGTCAACACGTTTAAAGCGCCCTCTGACGCAATGGTCGTGATCGATCAACGTGAGCGTCCTGTCGTTCTCTTCCGCTCGCCCTGGTCCAAAAACTTCGCCCGCGAACGCAATCCGGAGCATCAGCTTTTGGAGATGGGATAA
- a CDS encoding TolC family protein, whose protein sequence is MNLFKQHLSDTLRPRPWLWMATGVVLVMWLGVHAAQAESGNNETSETKERPPELRLSLRGAMNAAVDKNPTVQLYKEQVTQAEYVADTNFGALLPNLSGRVSGARRKFFLGSFGGSPSVSKPIDFYEARASLTQNIFSLSLIQRWRAAKTGVEVANLDSEVTERDTMATVGLVYLESLRAQKAVHAREADVKLNKELLRLAAERKSAGMATSLDVTRARVQLENEHQRLLVARNDHNRAKLNLIRAIGLSFDVQLILTDELTVVPVPKQTEKEALLVAQENRVELQAQKRRKRLAALTLSSVVSERIPSVEASGDVGLIGNQVPNALTTDNVQVLMRVPIFDGGQREGRISENRSLVRQEAIRMQDLQYQVILEVRDALLTIESAQQQVEVAQLGLKLSLQELDLARERFTVGVATNIEVTNAQTSVAQARDNLIEALFTFNAARVNLARAQGRLHDL, encoded by the coding sequence ATGAACCTGTTCAAGCAGCATTTGTCAGATACCTTGCGCCCACGGCCATGGCTCTGGATGGCCACAGGCGTTGTATTGGTGATGTGGCTCGGCGTTCACGCTGCGCAGGCAGAGTCGGGAAACAACGAGACAAGCGAGACCAAGGAACGTCCGCCAGAATTGCGTCTGAGCCTTCGTGGAGCGATGAACGCCGCGGTCGATAAAAATCCGACGGTTCAATTATACAAGGAGCAGGTCACTCAGGCCGAGTATGTCGCCGATACGAATTTTGGCGCGTTGCTTCCGAATTTATCAGGTCGGGTCAGTGGAGCGCGGCGAAAGTTTTTCCTTGGTTCATTCGGTGGCTCGCCTTCAGTATCGAAGCCCATAGATTTCTATGAGGCCAGGGCATCATTGACGCAAAATATTTTTAGTTTGAGCTTGATTCAACGTTGGCGTGCAGCGAAGACCGGCGTCGAGGTCGCGAATTTGGACTCCGAAGTCACTGAACGCGACACCATGGCGACGGTGGGCTTGGTGTACCTTGAATCGCTTCGCGCTCAAAAAGCCGTCCATGCCCGGGAAGCCGATGTGAAATTGAATAAGGAATTGCTCCGTTTGGCCGCCGAGCGAAAGTCGGCGGGGATGGCCACGAGTCTGGATGTCACCAGGGCTCGTGTGCAATTAGAGAATGAACATCAACGGCTGCTCGTGGCTCGTAATGATCATAACCGTGCGAAGCTCAACCTGATTCGCGCCATTGGCTTGTCCTTCGATGTGCAGCTTATCTTGACCGACGAATTGACTGTGGTCCCAGTCCCCAAGCAAACGGAGAAAGAAGCTCTGCTGGTGGCCCAAGAGAATCGTGTTGAACTGCAGGCGCAAAAACGGCGAAAGCGGCTCGCGGCTCTCACGCTCAGCTCGGTCGTGAGTGAAAGGATTCCCAGCGTGGAGGCCTCTGGAGATGTTGGACTCATTGGAAATCAAGTTCCGAACGCGCTGACGACCGACAATGTCCAGGTCTTGATGAGGGTGCCCATTTTTGACGGAGGTCAACGAGAAGGCCGGATCTCTGAAAATCGCAGCTTAGTCCGTCAAGAAGCGATTCGAATGCAGGATCTTCAGTACCAGGTCATCCTCGAAGTGCGGGATGCCTTGCTCACCATTGAATCCGCGCAGCAACAAGTCGAAGTCGCGCAACTCGGGCTCAAGCTCTCACTCCAGGAACTCGACCTTGCGCGTGAGCGGTTTACGGTCGGGGTCGCCACGAACATTGAAGTCACGAACGCGCAGACCTCCGTCGCGCAAGCCCGAGATAATCTTATTGAAGCCCTGTTTACGTTCAATGCCGCCCGGGTGAACCTGGCGCGGGCACAAGGGCGCCTTCACGATTTATAG